The window GTGAATCTGATGGATGGCAGCATTCTGACGGCATCGCTGGTAGATGTCAGTGATCTGGAGCCGCAGCAGGATGAGGGGATATTTCCGATCCCCAAGGAAGCCATCTATGCCATCAACGGTTCGCTGCGCAGCAGGGATAAGGTGGATATTTACCTGGTTGAGGGCGATTCACCGAATAAAGAACGGAGTGGCGGCACAACAGCTGAGACAGGCGCTCCGGGAGCGGTAACAGGGGGATCTGAACCGATAAGACCTGCCCGAAAGGTGTTCCTGAGCGGTGTCACCGTAAACTATGTGCGTTCAGAGGATAACAATGATGTACTGGACTCGGAGAATGGCAATACCAATAACCGTGTCACTTCAACCGGCAAGGTTGCGGCACCGGAATTGAAGCTGAAGAAAAGCGATGGTGAGCTGCTCGGGCAATATCTGGAGCAGGGCAAGAAGCTGTGGATTGTACGCGTTGAATAGAAGGGAGGGAGCGGCCTTGAAAATATTCAGTCTGGGCATGGATCAACTGACGATTAATGAGATTAAGCTGGCCGGTTTTACAGTTGTAACGCAAAATGTACTGCCTGAACCCGCCCATGCCGAAGGGCACCTGCTGATGGTTACAAGCGAACAGGTGCCGGTTAGTGCCTTAAGTGAGCTGAGCCGGAAGTTTCCGCGCTCCACGATCCTGTATGTATATCTGCAAAAAGGAGTACGCGGCTACCAGGCTATTCATATGCTGTGCGAAAGCCTCGGGATATGCTTTATTCCGCCGCGCTCCACATCCTCGGCAATGATCGAAAAGCTGCGGTACATCATAGAGGAGGAGCATGAGGAACGCGGAAATCTGGTCGGTTTTTTCGGCTCGGGTCCAGGGATCGGCTGCACTAGTGTAGCTAAGCTGTTCGCCAGACGGATTGCTGCAGCAGGTCTAAGGGTGATTTTGCTGGGAATGGATCTGTATGATCCCGGATATGACCGTAAACCAGCTATAAGCTTGGATAGACTGCGTCCCAGGATTACAGGGAAGATGCTCCATGGCGAGGATTTTGAAGGGCTAGTCAAGCAGGACGGATATTCCTATTTACCTGGCAATTTCGATTTCCTAAGTGTCCACGATTATCAGGAGGAGGAGATTGAATATCTGCTGGCGGAAGCAGGTGCGAACGCAGACGTGGTTGTTGCTGATTTTGGCTCCATTCCTGAGAGTTCTGCATGGTACGTGGGTATGCAGAAATCAGCACTGCGTATGATGGTCACGCACCCCAGGCATGAATACCGGCTTCAAGCGCTACTGGAGCTGACCGGGCATATGGATCTGCATCCTCAGGATTTCCAGTGGATCATTAACCGCAGCAATGTGGACGAAATGACCTCACCCAAAAGTCTGGCGCTGCGCTTGGGCAGTGAGATTCTGCTCGAGCTGCCATACTACCAGCCGCTTACTGACAGTATGCCCCTTGGCAAAAAAGAACTCCAGCATGTAGATGACAAGGTTCACGCACTGTTAGTGTCGCTGGGTCTTGCGCTGGAAGTGCGGAAGAAGGGGATTTTCCAATGATCGAATACCGTGAAGAAATCTGGCAGGAACAGCCGCGGGAGAAGGGGCAATATTCTAAACGGGAACCGCTATGGCCACCCAATGAGCTTAGGGATAATACGTTTCCTATTCCGGCAGCCCGCCGTCCTTTCTCCCTGAAACAGAGTGTTTTGCGTACCAGTAAGCCAGGGAAAGAGGATTTTTACGGCTTCCTGCACAAGATGAAAAGCGACATGAACGCCGGGCTGGAGCGGGAAGATGACGGTTATTTTGAACTGAATGCCAAGGCGCTGATTGGCGATCCGCAGGCGGTCAGCTTTTTTATGAACGAAATTGAAAAGTATTTGCGCAAAACACCATTTACCGGCGTGGTACCTGAGGCATACCGGACTGCAGCAGAGGCGCTATTTCATGAATGGAAAGGTTTTGGCCCGGCTTACCGCTGGTTCACAGACCGTGCGTACAGCGAATCTACCGGACTGCAGATGATCGGACGGCAAATCTTTTACAACCATCGCGGCAGGTTTGTCGCCTATCCCTATGACATGCCCTCGCTGGACCGGGTGGAGCAGCTGAAACGTTCCCTCCTCAAAAGCGACCCTAACAAAAAACTGAACAAGGACAACCCTTCGGTAGAGTTCAAAATGGATGATCCGCTGTGGCCCGGAAGGTTCATCCGGCTTGCCATCTGGGTGTCGCCCAGGGTGTGGGAAGGATTTACGACGATTTCGATGCGGCGCCAGGTGGTGGAGTTTCTTGATCTGGAGGATCAGGCCGGTACAGAGTGTATTCCTGCGGAGGCCATAGAGCTGATCCGTGCACTGTCCGGAACGTTCCGCAATACGATCATTGCCGGCGCAGTCGGTTCAGGCAAAACCACCTTCGCCAATACGATTGTCGGTGAGCAGCTTCTGGGTTCTGCCTCCTGCATGGGGGTAGTGATGATTGAGAAGCATCCAGAGTCGATTCTGCCGTACCAGATCAAGGGGCACCGGATTATTCCGATACAGGCGGCCAATGAAGAGCTGATGGAGGTCGGGGTGGAGTCGCTGCGCCACGATCCGAACATCCTTTATATGACGGAAATGCGCTACAACGAGTGGGAGTTCTATCTATGGAGCGGCGAGAAAGGCTACGACGGGATCACCGGAACTTTTCATACTGTTGACTCGGAGGATATTCCTTATCAGGGGGCTTTTGCAGTGTCCACGAGGATTGGTGGCAGCCTAAAGGGGCATCTGATCTCAGCATTGAAGTCCTGCGAGCTGGTCTTTATTCTTGAAAGCGTACCGGACGGGAAAAAGCGGCTGGCGCGGATTTCCGAGGTGTTCTATGACGAAGAGCTCAACTCGGTATTCGCAAATGATCTGATACGCTGGGAGGAGGAGCAGTCGGCCTGGAGCTATAATGACAAGCTGACGGAGAAGCTGATGACGAAGATGCGGAAGAAAAATGCGCGTGCCATGCGTGTGCTGATGCAGGAACTGGGACACCTGGCTGCGATGAAGCCTATGGAGCACCCGCTGAAGGAGAGCCTTAAATCCAGGATTGTACTCAACGAATGAGGAGGCATGGAGCGTGGACTTTATCTTATATCTGATTCGCTTTGCTCTTCATTTGCTGGTCGCCTGGGGGCTATGGCAGATGGTGAAGCCGCTGGTTGAACGTCACTTGAGGCAGCTTGGGCTGAATATAGATCAGCATATGAAGCTTAGAAGGAGCCTTCTCCGCAAAAGAATCAGCAAGGTTAAAAAAAGGCTGTGGCTGTACAGGCATTTAGACGACCTGCTCTATTTTGCCCACCGGAGGTATGAGCCGGGCATCAGTGTTATGCGTTTTGTCATGCGTACGGCTTTTCTGTTTATAGCAGTGTTTCTGTCTACCTTGCTTACATTGCGTGAGCTGCCGGGACATATGAGCTTTAACAATCCGTTTCTGGAGGGGATCAGCTTTGGGGAACGGCAGCCGGTTCATGAGGTTTGGCGGCTTCCGCTGTTTGTGGCAGTGATTGCGGGGAGCATTCCTTATCTACGGATGAGATACAACTATGCGCAGAGAAAGGTGCGCGGCAGCTACGATCTGCTTGACGTGATCAAGATTGCGACCAAATTCACACATTTATCGGCGGATTCTATTTTGGCCAGAACGGCAGATTTATTGACTGAGGAGAATGTCTTGAAGACGCCCTTGAGGCTGCTGAGTGCAGCATTTGCCAATTACTGCAATGAATTTGAGCTTAATGAACAGGCAGCTAGATTCTCGGATGCGATAGGCACGACTTTTGCCGTAGAGTTTGTGTCTGATCTGCTGTACTGCGAGAAGGAAGGGACACGTTATCTGAAAAGCTCGCTCATGATGCTCAACCGTTCCATGGAACAGCAGCGCGACACTATTCTGACGGTAAAAGCAGGCAGCAGGGATGCGATCAGTCTGGGCCTGTACGGAAATCTGGTAGTGCTGGTTTCTTCAGTCGGGACGTTTATGTATATGCTGAAGCCGGATGTCTACTTTAAGCTGCAGTTTCAGACTACCGTAGGTCTTACCTTTCTGATGGTTATCATCTCCGGGCTGTTTATTTCTTTCATTATCAGTACGATACTCGCCAGACCCAAACTGGACTACCACTAGAGGTGATGAATGATGGATCGGTTATTGCTTTTGATTGCGGTGTGCGGAGTGGTCTATCTTGCATTGCTGGTTTTTGTGAGCAGCAGCACTAAGCAGGAGCGTTATGCTCTTAGGCTTGGAGTAAAGTGGAAAGCACTTGGGGAAAAAGTGCACAACGAACGGCTGCAGCAGCTGCTGCAATCCGCCGGCCTTTCCATATCCGCAGGCAAAATCACACTTTTTCGCTATTCAGCAGCATTAATTTATGTAGCAGTTCAGGCGGCGGGCGATTTCATTCGTGGGGTGCCTTTTTCCATGATGGATTTGCTGATCGCTATGCTTATTGTAATAATTAGCAGTCCTAAACGGTATTTGCCGTTTGGCTGGCTGCTGTCCTGGCTGCATCAGAAGACACTGATTCAAAAAGACGGCGAGCTCATCTCCTTCATCCGGCTATATGAAAACAACCGGCTGCGTAAGCGCGGGTATGTACAGTTTGGCTCTTTTTGTGCAGGAACAGCCAGCCATTTTCATTATATCCGCCAGGATTTGTATGAGCTCTCCGAGCGGGCGGTGGATGAAGGCACGGAGCGGGCAATCGAATGGTTTTGCGGGAATTTTCCGGCCGGTCATGTCTTTATTAACGATATCCGTTCGATTTTGCTGGCAACCGAAGGGATGGATGACGACACCGAAGCGGCCAATTATTTGCGGGAGCAGGGCAAGATTATCACCAAAATCTCCAGCGACC of the Paenibacillus pedocola genome contains:
- a CDS encoding SAF domain-containing protein, with amino-acid sequence MASQRGTLLKRNYFFAFLILLAGFGGLLGYDLYFKPYVLSQTVVKIKVADGGFLPKNYELKQSDLYLDSVQTKDVPSGVITEITQVEHKITNVNLMDGSILTASLVDVSDLEPQQDEGIFPIPKEAIYAINGSLRSRDKVDIYLVEGDSPNKERSGGTTAETGAPGAVTGGSEPIRPARKVFLSGVTVNYVRSEDNNDVLDSENGNTNNRVTSTGKVAAPELKLKKSDGELLGQYLEQGKKLWIVRVE
- a CDS encoding ATPase, T2SS/T4P/T4SS family — protein: MIEYREEIWQEQPREKGQYSKREPLWPPNELRDNTFPIPAARRPFSLKQSVLRTSKPGKEDFYGFLHKMKSDMNAGLEREDDGYFELNAKALIGDPQAVSFFMNEIEKYLRKTPFTGVVPEAYRTAAEALFHEWKGFGPAYRWFTDRAYSESTGLQMIGRQIFYNHRGRFVAYPYDMPSLDRVEQLKRSLLKSDPNKKLNKDNPSVEFKMDDPLWPGRFIRLAIWVSPRVWEGFTTISMRRQVVEFLDLEDQAGTECIPAEAIELIRALSGTFRNTIIAGAVGSGKTTFANTIVGEQLLGSASCMGVVMIEKHPESILPYQIKGHRIIPIQAANEELMEVGVESLRHDPNILYMTEMRYNEWEFYLWSGEKGYDGITGTFHTVDSEDIPYQGAFAVSTRIGGSLKGHLISALKSCELVFILESVPDGKKRLARISEVFYDEELNSVFANDLIRWEEEQSAWSYNDKLTEKLMTKMRKKNARAMRVLMQELGHLAAMKPMEHPLKESLKSRIVLNE